The sequence GGGACGTGGACCGCGACGGCTCCGATGACCGACGCCCGCGCGGACCACCAGGCCGTGCTGCTGAACGACGGGCGGGTCCTGGTCGTCGGCGGCGCGCTCCCGACCGGCGACGGCGGGGCCGCTCCCCTCGCGTACTGCGAGCTCTACGACCCGGCCACTCAGGAATGGACGCCGACCGGCACGCTCCACCAGCCCCGCGCGGGGCACCAGGCCGTGCTCCTGCCGGACCACCGCGTCCTGGTCACCGGCGGCGACCCGGTCCTCGCGCCCGACCGCACGCTGGACCCGCACAGCCTCGCGACCGTCGAGCTGTACGACCCCAAGACCGGCGGTTGGCAGGCCGGGCCGTCCATGCCGGGCGGCGGCCGCAGTAGGCACCGCGCGCTCACGCTGCGGTCGGGCACCGTGCTCGTGACCGGCGGTACCGGCGCACCGGAACGCACCGCGGGCTACCGGTCGGTACTCACCTTCGACCCCGTCGCGGACGCGTGGTCCCCGCTCGGCGGCCTGCTCACCGGCCGCAGCGCCCACGCGATGACCGAACTCCCCGACGACCGCGTGCTCCTCGCCGCGGGCGCCGGCCCCGGCGAGGTGCTCATCCCTTGACCAGCAAAGGAAATCCAGCCATGGCCGCGCCAACCGTGACACCCGTCGGGACGTGGACGCCCGCCGGCACCCTGCCCGCCCCGGCCGCCTGGTACGGCCAGCACGACGGGCCCGTACTCCTCGCCGGCGGGGACGTCCTCGTGGCCGGCGGCGCGGACGCCGGCGGGGCCTCGGTCCCGGACACCGCCGTCTTCGACACCGCGCACACCCAGTGGCGCCCGGCGGCCGGCGGCCTGCACACGCCGCGGCGGCTGCACACGCTCACCCGCCTCGCGAACGGCAAGGTCCTCGCGGTCGGCGGGCTCAACGGCTCGACCGGCCTCCCTTCGGCCGAGCTGTTCGACCCCGGAACGGGCTCGTGGACCCCGACCGCGTCGCTGGAGACGGCGCGCTGGGGGCACACCGCCACGCTGCTCGACGACGGGACCGTCCTGGTCACCGGCGGCAGCACGGCCCGCGCCGGCGACGGCACGACCGCCCTGCGGTCCGCCGAGCGGTTCGACCCCGACCCGGACCACCCCGCCTGGCACCCCGCGCCGGCGATGACCGACGCGCGGACCGCCCACACCGCGGTCCGGCTCGCGAACGGGCTCGTCCTGGTCGTCGGCGGGGTCGCCCCGGTCGGCGCCGCCGACGACCCGGCGCTCGCGTTCTGCGAGCTGTACGACCCCGGGCACGACAAGTGGACGACGACCGGCAGCCTCCGGCACGGCCGGCGCCACCACCGGGCGACCCTGCTGTCCGGCGGTGCCGTGCTGGTCACCGGTGGCACCGCGCCCGGTTCGCCGGGCACGACGCCGTTCGACCCGTTCAGCCAGCGGACCGTCGAGCGGTTCGACCCGGGCGCCGGCACGTGGACGGAAAAGGAGCCCATGCCCTCGGGCCGGGCGTTCCACCGCGCCGTGGCGCTGCCGGACGACCAGCTGCTGGTGGTCGGCGGCGCGCCGGGCGACCGCGACGAGTCCGGCTTCCGCAGCGCGCTCGTCTACGACGCGGGCAAGGACAAGTGGACGACCGCGCCCGGGCTGCGGGACGGGCGCTGGTCGTTCGGCGCGCTGGCGCTGGCGGACGGCCGGATCCTGGTCGCGGGCGGGGTCGCCCGGTCCGGCCTGGCCGCCGCCGACCCCGGCGTCACGGAATTGATCGCGACCGCCGAGGTTTCCGGGGAAACACCGTGACCACCAACGCCTACACGTTCCTGCCGTGGCTGCGGGCCGGCATCAGCGCCCGCGTCGGCACCGACCCCGGCACGGCACAGCGGGCGAGCGTGCCCGTCGAACTGCTCGTGTCCGGTGACGCGAGTTCCACGCCCGTCACGAAGAACGTCCAGCTGTACGGGCCGGGAGACGTCATCGGGGTGGACCCGCGGGCGATCTCCCGGGTCGAGCCGCGGCCCGGGGTCGCGGGCGTGGAGCCCAACTTCCTGGCCCACATCGAGTTCTCCGAGGAGGACTTCCCGTGGCGCTACAGCCCGGCGCCGTCCGGCCCGGCGACGCAACGGCTCGCGCCGTGGCTCGCGCTGGTGGTCCTGGCGACCGGCACCGAGTTCACCGACGCGCCGGGCACCGGCCCGCTTCCCGCGATCGACGTGGCCGACCCGGCGGGCACGCTGCCGCCGCCGGACCAGCTCGGCGCGTGGGCGCACGTCCACGTCGACGGCTCGCTCACCGATCCGGTCGCCAGTGACAGCACCGGAGACGCCCTCGCCGCGCTGGAAGAAGTGCTGCGGGCCAACCCGGACAGCGCCTGCTCGCGGCTGGTCTGCCCGCGCCACCTCGGGCCGGACACCGCGTACGAGGCGTTCCTGGTGCCGGCCTTCGAAACCGGCAGGCTCGCCGGGCTCGGCTTCGACCCGGCGGCTTCGCCCGGCGCCCTGTACGCCGCGTGGGGCCCGCACTACCCGAACCGCCCGGCCGAAAACCGGCTGCCGTACTACCACCGCTGGGCGTTCCGCACCGGCACCGCCGGCGACTTCGAGTTCCTCGTGCGCCTGCTCACCCCGCGCAAGGCCGACGCGTCGGTCGGCAGGCGGCCGATCGACGCGCACCGCTCGCCCGGCTTCGACGTCCGCGGCATCGAAGAGCAGAACGGCGTGCTGCCGTTGGGTGGCGCCCTGCGCGTCCCGAACGTCACCGACCCCGCGGACGACTGGGACAACTTCTCCGGCGACCCGGACCGGCCGCCCTACCCGCGCCCCTTCCAGCAGGACCTCGCCGCCCTGATCGACCTGGCCGACGACTACCAGCGCCGGTCCCCGGGCGAGGCCCACGCGGCCGCCGGTCTGGCCCCCGGACCCGACCCGATCATCACGCCGCCGCTCTACGGGCGCTGGCATGCGCTGACGTCCCGGCTGCTGGACGACGAAGACGGCCACCCGGTTTCCCCGGAGCTGAGCCACAACTGGGTGCACCGGCTGAACCTCGACCCGAGGTTCCGGGTCGCGGCCAACCTCGGCGCGCAGGTCGTGCGCGACCGCGAGGAAGAGCTGATGGCGGCCGCCTGGGCCCAGGTCGGCGACGTGCTCGTGGCCAACGGCCGGATCCGCGCCGCCCAGCTGGCCCGCGAGGTCGGCCACGTGCTGCAGACCAAGCACGTGGACCCGCCGGCCGGGACGGGTTTGCGCGCCCTCGCCGCGTCGCCGGAGCGGTCCGGCCGGGCGCTCACCCTGACCGCGCCCGCTCACCCCCGCGTGACGACGACGTCGGCGGACGGCGGCACGGCCGGGCTGGTCGCGAGCACCGCCGACACGGTCGCCGTCGGGTTCCGGGTCGCGTCGAGCCGGGTGGCCGCGGCACCGGTTTCGCCCGGGATGCGGCGGATCATCCGGCCCGGCGCCCGGCTCGTCAAGACGCTGGACTTCCCCGAAGGCCGCCGCCCGGACGGCCTGCTGTCCAGAATGGACGATCCGGTGGCCCCGGTGGCGGCCGCGCCGGTCAAGGTCACGCCGGGCGCGCTCGTCACGCCGCGGGACGTGACCGCCGTCCTGCACCCCGAGCGGCCACCGGACGCCGACCCGGTCGGCGTCCTGCCGCTCAGTCCCGACTTCGTGCTGCGGGCGCCCGGCGACCCCGTCGTGCCGCACCCCGGCACGACGGACAGCGCCGAGGCGCAGCGGTTCAAGGCCGCGCTTCGCGAGCTGCACCAGGGGTTCGACGCCGGCCGGGCGGTGGGCGAGACGCCCGAGCCGCCCGCGCTGAACCTGGCCGGCACGACCACCGACACCCTCGCCGGGCTGCGGTCCGACGACACCGTGCCGCGGGCGCTGCTCGACGGCGTGGTGAGCCTGCCCGAGCGGTTGCGCCCGTTCGCCGAGCAGTTCACCGAAGCCATGGCGTACCCGGTGTTCGACGTCCCGATGTTCCGGTCGCTGCTGGACGTCTCCCTGGACGCGTTCGTGCCGAACCTGGGCCTGCTGCCACCGAACTCGCTGACGCTGCTGGAAAACAACTACGAGTTCATCGAGTCCTACCTCGCCGGGCTCAACCACGAGATGGCCCGCGAGCTGCTGTGGCGCGAGTTCCCGACCGACCAGCGCGGGACGCCGTTCCGCCAGTTCTGGGACGCGCTCTCGCCCGCCGGGGACATCCCGCCGATGCACGAGTGGTCGACGGCCACCCGGCTGGGCGACAACGCCCACCGGCGCGGCGACCTCGTCTTCGTCGTGCGCGGCGACCTGCTGCGCAAGTACCCGACGACCGCCGTCTACGCGCAGCGGGCGGAGTGGCCGCCCGGCCCGGACGGGCTTCCCGACAAGACGAAGCCGCGACGGCTGGTCGAACCGCCGTCCGCGGCGGACATCCAGCTGCCGCGCTACGAAGCCACCGCCGGCCCGGACATCTACCTGCTCGGATTCGACCTGACCGCCGAACGGGCGGTCGGCGGTCCGGACGACGCCGGCTGGTTCTTCGTGCTGAAGGAACGTCCCGGCGACCCGAGGTTCGGCGTCGACGACGGCCCGCCGGGGCCCGTCGAGGTGTGGAACGACCTCACCTGGTCCGATGTGGACCCCGCCGGCCGCGGCTTCCTCGTGCTCGACCCGGCCGTCACGGTGGCGCTGGGCGGGTTCGACGGATCCGATGACGACGCCGAAAAAGCCGATCAGCGCGCCGAAGACGAGAACCTGCCGCCCTGGTCCGCGGGGCTGTCCTCCGCCGACCTCGCCTACCTGCTGTTCCAGGTGCCGGTCATGGTCGCCGTGCACGCCAAGGAGATGGTGCCCCGATGACCGCGCTCAGTGACGACTTCCCGGTGCTGCTCGCCCCGGTCCGCGTCGAGACCCGGTTCACCCCGACGGAACTGCTGGTCCGGGTCTTCCCGGACGAGTGGGCGGTCGACAAGTCCGAGCCGAAACCCGCCGACGCCGAGATCGCGGCGCTCGACGCGTACTGGACGGCCCGCTGGGCCGCCGGCGGCCGGGAGGCGCCGCTGCGGGCGGCGTGGCAGGAACTGGCGGCGCGGGTGCCACCCGGCCGGGCGGACTGGCTGCTGCGCACCCGGGTCCCGGCCAACCCGGCCGACGAACCCGCCGGCGTGGCGGCCGGCACCGTGGTGCTCGTCATCCGCACCGCGACGGCGGTGGCCGCGAACGACCGGGCGCCGTCGGTCGCGTACTGGACGGCGGTGTGGCGGGCGCACGGCGACCGCACGCTGCTGCGCCAGGCCGACGCCGCGCTCGACAACGCCGTGAAGAACGCCGGCCGCGCCGCCGGGATCCGTGCCCGCCGTCCGGCCGGGGTGGACGCCGCGGCCGCGACACCGCCGCCGGCGAACTCGACCCCCGAACCGGTGGTGGTCGCGTTCCTCGTCCTGCCCGCGCCCGCGACGGGCACCGTCGCGACCGCCGCGTGGACGCAGGGCGCGCGGGCGCGGCTGCTGCCGGACAAGTTCCAGGTGCTCGGCTTCACCGGCGGGCGGCAGGTGGTGTCGGTGACCGGCGCGGCCGTGCCGGCCACCCTGGCGGTGAGCCCGGACCCGGCCGCGGTGGACCAGATCAGCGTGAACGAGCAGACCGGCGTGCTGCACGTCCCGGACGACCTGCGCTGGCTCGTCGACTTCGACCGCGCGGTCGCCGTCGGGATGGGCATGCGGATCCCGCTGACCGACGAGATCCGCGACGGTCTCGAGCGGCTCGTCGTGCTCGGGTTGCGAGAACAGGCCACCCCGGCCCAGTCGGCGACGGCCCTCGCCGACCTGATCACCCGGCAGCTGCGTGGCCCGGACGGGTTTTCCCTGCTGCCGCAGGGAACTCCGACGAACAACTCGGAGGCGGCCGACGCCGGCCGGCCCGCCGAGGCCGAGGCGGACTCCGTGCGCGCCGGCACAGCGGCTCCGGCCGCGGCGGCCGCGGACTGGACGACCCGGACCGACGGGCAGCAGCTCGCCGACCTGCTCGGCATCGGCACGGGCGTGCTGGCCGGGATGCCGAACGCGAACAGCACGGACGTCCGTGACGCGCGCGCGGCGAACACCGCGCTGTGGCCGGCGACCTGGGGCTACTTCCTGCAGACGGCGCTGCACCCGCTGCTCGGCCCGGCCGCGGTCACCGCGACGCGGGACTTCTTCCTGAAGTACGTGTCCGGGCGCGGCCCGCTCCCCGCGGTCAAGATCGGGCGGCAGCCGTACGGGATCCTGCCGACGACCGCGTTCTCCCGCCTCGCCTTCCCGGCCACGGCCACGCACCGCCGTGCGCTCAACCGGGTGCTGACCGAAGCGGGCCTCGACTGGGCGACGGCCGCCGAGCAGGTCCCGCACCTCGGCGGGGCGGCCGACGACGCGCACCAGCACCTGCTCGACCTCCTCGCCCTGCACCCGACCTCGGCCGAACACCACCAGCGGTACGCCCAGAGCGTCGAAGACCTTTTCAACCGGGAGAACCTCGGCGGGCTCGGTGCCACCGTGCCGTCCACAGTGGAGGCACTGGGACTGCCCGGCCCGGTGCGGGAGCTGCTCGGCCGGTTCGGCGCGGGCCAGGACCCGGACCTGCTGCGCCGGCTGTTCACCGACTTCCAGCAACCGCTGCTGGCGCCGCTGGTCGACGACCGGCCGCTGTCGGAGACCGACCCGATCCGGCCATACACGACCGACGGCCGGGACTACCTGAGCTGGCTGGCCGGCCTGGCCCGCACGGACCTGAACGGCATCCGGCTGGAGTCGGGTTTCGCCGAGGACGCGCGGCCCGCGGCGCTGCTGTACCTGTTGCTGCGCCACGCTTTGCTGCTCGGCTGGGACGACGCGGCCCGCGCGCTCACGGCCGCCGCCGGCGTCCCGGCCGGCCCGCCCGTCGACCCGCCGTTCATCCACGTCCGGCTGCCCGGACCGGACGAGGATCCGGCGAGCGAGAGCCGTTTCCGGCTGCTGTACTCGCCGAACCCGCCCGTCACCGGGCACGCCGACCAGCTGCTGGTGGACTTCATCCCGGGCGCGCTGTCGTCGTCGGGGCCGACCGCCGCGCTCGACGAGCAGGCGCGCTCGCTCGACGTGCTCAAGACGTTGCCGACCGCGAAGCTGGAGCGGGTCCTGGCCGAGCACCTCGACCTGGCCACCTACCGGCTCGACGCGTGGCGGCTCGGCCTCGCGAACGAACGGCTCACCGAGCTGCGGTTCGCCCCGGACGGCACGGCCAAGCCCGGGCTGCACCTCGGCGCGTACGGCTTCCTCGAGAACGTCCGGCCGCACGCGGCGAACCTCGAGCCGGTCACGCTGAGCGGCCCGCTGGCGACCGTCTTTGCCGGTACCAAGCCCTTGCTGCACGACCCGGAAAACAAGGGTTTCGCGCACGCACCCTCCCTCAGCCACGCCCGCACGGCCGCGGTGCTGCGCGCCGGCCACGTCGCGAACGAGACACCGGGGAACGCCGATCCGTTCGCGGTCGACCTCAGCTCCGCCCGGGTCCGGGTCGCACTGTCCATCTTGGACGGAATGCGCCAGGGCCAGTCGCTCGGGGCGCTGCTCGGCTACCGGTTCGAGCGCGGCCTGCACGACCGGGACGCCGAAGCCGAAGTGGACGAGTTCATCGCGGGCCTGCGCCTGAAGTTCCCGTTGCGGGCGGCCAAGATCCCGCAGACCGCGGGCGCCGCCCCGGACGAGATCGGGCAGGTGGAGGCCCGCAACGTCGTCGACGGTCTCGCGCTCGCGCGGCACCTGAGCCGCAACGACGTGTCACGGCGCTACCCCTTCGACCTCGACGGGCTCCCGGAAGCCTCGCCGGCGCAGGCACAGGCGATCGGCGAGGAGGCCGAACGGCTGCTCGACGCCAACGACGCCGTCGCCGACCTCGCCGTCGCCGAGGCGACCCACCAGGCACTGGGCGGCAACCCGGAACGCGCGTCCGCGACCCTCGACGCGTACGCCAAGGACGGCCTGCCGCCCGACCCCGCCGTCATCCGGAC is a genomic window of Amycolatopsis lexingtonensis containing:
- a CDS encoding Kelch repeat-containing protein, yielding MAAPTVTPVGTWTPAGTLPAPAAWYGQHDGPVLLAGGDVLVAGGADAGGASVPDTAVFDTAHTQWRPAAGGLHTPRRLHTLTRLANGKVLAVGGLNGSTGLPSAELFDPGTGSWTPTASLETARWGHTATLLDDGTVLVTGGSTARAGDGTTALRSAERFDPDPDHPAWHPAPAMTDARTAHTAVRLANGLVLVVGGVAPVGAADDPALAFCELYDPGHDKWTTTGSLRHGRRHHRATLLSGGAVLVTGGTAPGSPGTTPFDPFSQRTVERFDPGAGTWTEKEPMPSGRAFHRAVALPDDQLLVVGGAPGDRDESGFRSALVYDAGKDKWTTAPGLRDGRWSFGALALADGRILVAGGVARSGLAAADPGVTELIATAEVSGETP